A window of the Gossypium hirsutum isolate 1008001.06 chromosome A05, Gossypium_hirsutum_v2.1, whole genome shotgun sequence genome harbors these coding sequences:
- the LOC107959798 gene encoding uncharacterized protein At3g28850 encodes MGCASSKQKRCRHCRAPYSPVPRSYSMHVHHPAQHTGDSYHVVALTSTTLGTLKLEDNHHSNGGTINVAAFENGSKINGDLKEVEEESKGLNMKVIEAKIWSKMLEDKIPKVVPKTPIRTPPGEPETINIWEMMAGLEDISPLRSPGHFRSFSFDVPKPKWLQIQDTDDNEADLGVTDFDPEIISSFRESLKKDKVVLYFTSLRGVRKTYEDCCDVRVILKSLGVRIDERDVSMHSGFKEELKELIGEGFKGGLPRVFVGKKYIGGAEEIRRMHEEGELEKAVEGCEMVGDDGDGNGGGSGACEACGDIRFVPCETCSGSCKVYYEDDEREEQEQEEQQEEEDDDDDDDDDDENGGEKGEYGFQRCPDCNENGLIRCPICCY; translated from the coding sequence ATGGGTTGCGCTAGTTCCAAGCAGAAACGATGCCGCCATTGCCGGGCTCCTTATTCGCCTGTTCCAAGAAGCTATTCGATGCATGTTCATCATCCGGCTCAGCACACAGGCGATAGTTACCATGTCGTAGCGTTAACATCCACAACATTAGGCACTCTCAAGCTAGAAGACAACCACCACAGCAATGGCGGCACCATCAACGTTGCAGCTTTTGAAAACGGCTCCAAAATCAATGGGGATTTGAAGGAAGTTGAAGAAGAGAGTAAAGGGTTGAATATGAAAGTGATTGAAGCCAAAATATGGTCGAAAATGCTTGAAGATAAGATTCCAAAAGTTGTCCCCAAGACGCCTATTCGGACTCCTCCTGGAGAGCCTGAAACAATCAATATATGGGAAATGATGGCAGGGCTTGAAGATATTAGTCCCCTTCGATCTCCAGGTCATTTCAGGagtttttcttttgatgttccaAAGCCTAAGTGGCTTCAAATTCAAGACACTGATGATAATGAAGCTGATTTGGGGGTCACAGATTTCGACCCTGAAATCATTTCTAGCTTTAGGGAATCACTTAAAAAGGATAAGGTTGTTCTGTATTTTACAAGTTTAAGAGGTGTTCGAAAGACATACGAGGATTGTTGTGATGTTAGAGTGATTTTGAAAAGCTTGGGAGTTCGTATCGATGAACGAGATGTTTCGATGCATTCAGGGTTCAAAGAGGAATTGAAAGAGCTAATAGGAGAAGGGTTTAAAGGTGGATTACCAAGGGTATTTGTGGGGAAAAAATACATCGGTGGAGCTGAAGAAATAAGGCGAATGCATGAAGAAGGTGAGCTAGAGAAGGCTGTCGAAGGGTGTGAAATGGTGGGTGATGATGGTGATGGCAATGGGGGAGGTAGTGGAGCTTGTGAAGCTTGTGGGGATATCAGATTCGTGCCATGTGAGACTTGTTCAGGGAGTTGTAAAGTGTAttatgaagatgatgaaaggGAAGAACAAGAGCAAGAAGaacaacaagaagaagaagatgatgatgatgatgatgatgatgatgatgagaatGGAGGTGAAAAGGGTGAGTATGGATTCCAAAGATGTCCTGATTGTAATGAAAATGGACTCATTCGATGTCCAATTTGCTGCTACTGA